Part of the Mya arenaria isolate MELC-2E11 chromosome 8, ASM2691426v1 genome, CATTTACATGAagcattaaaacaattgtgataAAAAAACCAAGACattattgagaaaaaaatcaaaaaggcATTACCGCTTTAATTGTTGAGAGTTGATACACTTGCTGTCCTTCTATTCCAGTTGCATTTCGGCAAATTTTGGGGAATAAGAGCGGTGCAGGATCACACTATTGGACGAGTCTTGGTGGGTAACGTTCCGTTATTTATGTAAAGGAAATTGTCTACACTTTTGCAGAAGCATTCCGACGTACGCGGGAGGTGCTTGGTGGCCCGGATATTGTGGTTAACAATGCTGGTGTCGGTGGGGAAACGGACGATAAGTGGGAAGCAGTTATCGACATCAACCTGGTGAGGAAATTTACAGTTCCTTAAATATATTAGCAAACAGAATGTCAACATTAATACGGCCAACACTTATCTTTTTTATATGAATGTTCGAGTAGTGTAATTTAATAACTATGTCCATTGACTAAACTATTTTAGAATGATAATAAAATTGCCTGTTTGTCGTAGGTACATGGTCCACATGGATTTCATATAAGAGTCATAACGACAATAAGATGTATCTAGTACAAAAAGGTGATAATTCTTCTTGGGCCATATGGAAACTTGCAGTAGcgatatttcaattattatgaaaattgtaATACCACTTTTTAATGCCATTGAAgcaatattttctttcttgtaGAAGGGGACGTTACGGGGCACACGACTTGCACTGAGATATATGAGTGAGGCGGGAGCTGGCAGCGGCGGTGTCATCATCAACATGGCCAGTATGGCGGGTAAGCAAAACGAGAACAGTTAACTCGTTAACTTAAGATTGCGATTTAATTTGCATCTAGTACATTAAAGCAGAAGACAACAAAGCGTAAGAATCaaagcattattatatatttgtacttTCGATGttccttaaaaacaataatgatttcCTATTTTTACTCTTTTCAGGGGTAAATCCAAATCCGTTTTCCCCCGTTTACGGGGCATCGAAAGCTGGTATTATTCATGCGACAAGATCTCTAGCAGTTAGTAAAATGTCTCGATCTTTTCACTGATTAGTTCACATACTTACatcataattttatcatttctaGAGATGagtttgatacaaaaaaaatatattagccAAACAAAAAACAGTCTGTTTACATTATAATTCTGATGTTTTGAAATAGTATAAGCAGCCATATGGGgctaaataatgtcaaaaatacTCAACCCACCTACGGTTTATATATGACATGGTATGTATACCGTGAGTACATATAGTACAAGGCTATATTTAGGTGAATATTGATCATGTTCTAGATATCACCTGATGTTCAAAAGTCCGGTATCCGTCTAAATGTATTGTGTCCCGCATTCGTGGACACGCCGATGTTCAGGAATATGGCTTCCGGTGACGCCTCGCAGACTTCCGGTTCAAACCAGGCGGCGGTGAAGGCATTTGTGGACCATATCGGTGTTATGAGGTGACGGCAGGGGCCGATtagtataaacattattttaatttctctgaaataatggaataatatattaaatgtactCAGACGGAGTGACACccatttattgcataaaattgCTTAACATATGAGTTATGCCATGTGCAAACGTATTATTacgatatttcaaaacaattttggtTTTTCCCAGATATacaagtttttttgttgttttttcattttagCGTGGAAGAGGTTGCAGCTGCTTTTCTTGATTTAGTCAAAGACGAAACAAAAAACGGAATCATTTTGCGGTGTGCTAAGAAAACTGGAATCCAATATAGTACTCTAGCTGTACAGGATGTATAATCGATACGGACGCCAGGAATCGTGCCAAATCTGAgagaaaatttaaattgtttcccTATTATGTATCAAAGTCCATTTAGCGGTAACTCTCCTCTTGATACATCTTCACGGATCGTCAAGGTAGCTGACTGCGTAGGCCAATGCAGTAGTTAGTGACTAGTGAAAAACAAAAGGAATGATATCTAACGATCTACAATGAGTGAATTGCTCTTGGTAACAGGCCTTTCGATATTACCCAAATAAGATTGGCATTTGGGGCGACAATCAGTTCATGCCTAAAATGGTGGTATTGTTCTCAGGTGTCTATAAATTACCTAATTGCCTCAGTTTAAACCATCTAAGCTTTCTGTAACAGTATCAAGTGTGAATCGATGAAGCGTGCAGATCGGACAGTATTCATTGTGTTTTATCACCTTTCTGTGGGACcaatttatgtattaaaatggtCGAATATCATGTCAAAATTACTAAGACAgcattacaaaaataacattcataTATCTGTCTGTgaactgaaaattaaaaacatattcatttcagCTTTTGACTGTTGACATTACTAGTacagtttttattgttttgttttataagcatgctttattatttaacatatctATCAATACTTATTATCTTCGCCCTCCTTGCAGACCGAAGagactttcagtgctttgatatatatataacatttagttACAGCCATTGTCCGCGCAAAGTAGGTTCTGTGCAACGGGATTCAAAGGGACTATAATCTATACatttaacaattgtattatgcaaaacaaatatatcttctTAAACAGCGATACATTTCTAGATTTAGCTGTACTTTGGCGTCTTAAACTTAAAAGTTTGTATGCTACCTGTTCACAAAGTACCGGCTTCTTGATGAGATATGTGCATGTTTTGAATAACGTAATTTATCTTATTCCGTATGACGGCTTTGTAATCAAACTTCTATGAcattttttaatgcaaataaggACTTGAATCGCATAATCATGATGAAGAGCTCTTACTGAACGTCAAGTcaatgctgttgttgttatgcTTACTGAGTATTCAGCGTTATACCGAACATTGAGATTATATAGGATGATTTGGCCAACCTACAAACTACTTCTTCAACAatttatacatacaaatgttAATCATGTGTTTACTAAACACTTTTAAAGAACAAGTTTCCTTTTTATGTGCTTGTATGTTTTTTCATTATATGCCTTCGAACATCAATCATCAACTTTCTCTTGGTTTATAAATGTTTGCCAGCTGTATATGGATTTATAAGCGCCCAATCACATTGACAGAACTCAGGTATctaattgataaacaaaaactgAGGAAAATTTCTGAATCAACTAGAACCTTTCTGGTCTCATTAGGTGCTCAAATCAATTGTTATTTAactatatgatattttaattatagtGTAAATGTATTGGGTTGTTTCTGCATGTTGGTATTGAGGTAATGTTTACTTAGTTGATAATTACCTGCATTTTCTAACTTGTATGCCTTTCCAATAGCATAAAGACACACAACGAACATgttcaaacataatttattctataagttttattaattatggAAAGGTTTTGGTTCTTGCATCgaattaatttattgttaatgGCGAAACGAATCAATTAAACATATCTCAATacaccattttctttttttataatttaagaaaatacatGTTGTACCAAATGTGATtaacaatcattaaaaaatgtaaaattgaccCAGCTTTgatcttaaaaaaatgtcaatgtaaTCTAGGGTCTATTATGTATGATATCACTTTCTTCTTGAAAAAGAACAAATAACTTCGAGGCATTCACGGAGTGAAtcttttaagatataaaataaactaaaacataaataatcatAGTTGAGCAATGACCACGGGCATTGAATATAGtgtatgataaatatatactgtGACCACGATTTGAGTTACATTTTCTTCCGTGGGGCtattgttcaaatttaaacatgtctcaAGGTGACTGGGAGTTGCAGTAACTTCGTGTCAATTTTAGCATTTATAAATACGCAACTTTGTGATTAGCCATAAGGCAGTGTGAAGCCAAAACGAAACTTATGAGCGCTGGCATTTTCTGATAGAACTTTGAGTAAAATGGCGAAGTTTAAcatgttatatacatatattataacaGAGTTTTTTTAAGGACCCTCGTATGCCactaaatagtttttatttctgaaagtaaaatatacattatatgcTTACGTTCATCATACACTATGAACACATTGAGTATTGATTTTGCAGAAAGATATATAGTATATAGATATTACCCTCCGTGATTATGATAATTATGAACTATCGCTTGCCATGATGATGATACCATGCGCTGTCGCATTCCGCAATggtgacaatatgcactgtcgACTTCCTTGATGTTGACAACATGGACGATTGCCTTCCGTGATGGTAACGATATGTACTGTCTCCTTATAATATGCAAATGGTGAATTTATTCATTGTCACTCTCCGTGATGGTGATAATGTACACTGAATATGAACTGAAATTGTTGATGATATGAGCTGTCGCCTTTCGTTATTGAGATAATAAGCACtagatatgaaaaataaacactcGTAAAACTTCCTTAAGGTAGCACGAATTGTTACGGGTCTTAGCCCGTACTGTGTCAATTCTAAACTTGATTCAAGATATAACTAGGATGCCGTTATTGaataaaagaacaatttaaaattatattcttattcCTGTTCGCGTCAACGTGGCCATGAAGAATATACTGTGCGTCAAGATTTACGATGACAAGGTGTTATCcttaataatgaattataatggTTTGAAACATTCTGCCCAAATTCTTCTTGTATCTTATAGATTCTGAAGCCAATTGTATAATAGTGGGTGGAATTCAAAGGAAAATGCGTGTTCTAAATGCCTAACTTAATTAAATTTAGAACAAAAAACAATCTACACTAATAATACATTGGAAAATACAAGTCAGGTAGTATGTAAATCAGAAGAAACAACTTGTCTTGATGCACAATGCTAGGACCAAAGAGAAACTTAAACCGTGTAATACTGTTGCTTAACTAAATAACAAAGCTACCAAATTGTTAAAAGCTCGAAACGTTTTTTGTAATAGTCTAGTTGCACATTGATAACATCGGAAACCGTGCAAATATGAAGTGAATTATTCATGATACTTTCATTTAAACTATGATATGAgttcaaaaaaagaagaattaatTCAGGTTTGTCGACACAGTTAGTATAAGTAACGGCCCTTCGACGATACTACTGgtacacaaaaacatgttaatgcAACTCTTACAGGTGGgttttttaatttgttaccTGTTCACAATACTAACCCCATTATGACATATTTTCATGTTTGCAATTTAATTTTCCCTTATACCGTTCGAGgactttttaatgaaacatgcaGGAAAATTTGATTTGAGGCATATCATGGCTTGGTAGTTCGAGTTCACGAATTTACATAATACACCCCATTTTTGATAAATCTTGTAGTTCAAGATCAcgtattttacataatttaccCATTCCCTGAGAACCCttaattgttcatgtatttaaCATAATCTACTCCATCTTTGAGAACCCTTTATGTGTCGAGTTCAAgtattttacacatgtttttGCTCTTATACTGATAACTGTTTGGACAAGTATGAACATAAACTCTCATTAATTCGTTTAACAACtatgtgatttttttcaaatgacctATTGATGTCGGTaacttttattgatataaatatataaatacgtATGTAAATGTGGTTGTTGTCGTGCGGCGTTGTGGTGTGGTTTCGTGGCTTTGATCAAAGCACATGATTCAAATATTGACTGCTGGCCTCGTCTTGGTAGTGAgcattgtattattaaactACCAGATAAATTCACgtttactttatttttacaGGCAATGCGATGAAAGCGACTAGCCCAGTATATTACAGATCATAAAAAGCGAGCCTAGCACGTgcaaatttgaatttttgatactactaataataataatgacaggcagtgaaatatgatattgaaaGTATACAAACTTCAAAACTAATAGTCTCGTCATGGTAGTTTACAGTGTATTGTTAATTGGTGTGTATTGTTCACTTCCACATTGTATTGTCAAATTGACAGGTAAATTCACTTACaccttgtttgtttgttttttaattcgaAGACAATTCGGTGGAGGTCAAAGCAGCTAGCTCATATTTAAGATTATGAAGATTCGATGCCAGCAAAGGCATCttaaaatttggtttaaacGTGATACTGAACTTATGCAACATTCAAAGCGAGTAGAAATGGACATTTCACGGACAGTAATAAGTAGTGTAAaggttaacaaaaacaacatagacAGACAACACCTTTTTAGTAATGTGTTCATAAGCTCAGCTCTTCCACGTGTCAAAcaatttgacattgaaataaaccATAATTAGCACGCCAAATGTTCATGATTtgatatatgtacattataaattgaatgtttttttttaatatttgatcatAACCAAGTCAATCtctcttttattgaaattagcCGCCCAACTTTTGCTTGAAACCGCGATTTCACAAGAACTGGTTCCTTAAATTATACAGAAGAAAACTGTAGCGTAAACTACGatacaaatatcaaatgtcTGGTGGTTAATACTGGAATACACGATAATCGTACAAGTTTTGGAATTTGCTTTTAGTAAACACTGAATTGTAACTTTTTCGGTTGGACATTTACtttgttgcatttattttaaatgtacgTATGTGTATACATGTGGTCTCGTAGAAAACAGTTTGTGATAAGCTATACTTAAACTTCACTAActtgaaattgttaattttatatcaaaacgtttgttttataaataaatcttGTTGTATGTGTTATAGGTTGATAATCAGAACGTTAAACAAAATACTACGCATTCGAGCGACTAAAACAGTAAACGCAAACAGTGGATTGATGAAAAGTGATTTATAACGAATTTGCTCAGctgtaattatatattaaaaatacaaatatccgAGACGCTACCTCCCGAGTCTTATACAAAATGTGGGTGTTTAATTTAACACATAAAAATAGAAACCTTTCAAATTACTCGTTGATAAAGCGAATTCACCAGCTCCTGTAAATAATTGATTTGAGTGGGAGGCGTATGTGTTAAcccaaattgtaaactattcaaaacattgcaatgctaaatatcaaatgtcatttttaatattcattatattcGAACAATAAACGTGAAAGCGCTGTTTATCCGTTAAAGTAGTTTTTGATTTA contains:
- the LOC128242376 gene encoding 15-hydroxyprostaglandin dehydrogenase [NAD(+)]-like, with amino-acid sequence MELRGKVALVTGGTSGMGSGFAEALLTEGAKVSIVDYNEEAGRSTEKDLAEKYGSSNVIFCPCNVTSQEQFEEAFRRTREVLGGPDIVVNNAGVGGETDDKWEAVIDINLKGTLRGTRLALRYMSEAGAGSGGVIINMASMAGVNPNPFSPVYGASKAGIIHATRSLAISPDVQKSGIRLNVLCPAFVDTPMFRNMASGDASQTSGSNQAAVKAFVDHIGVMSVEEVAAAFLDLVKDETKNGIILRCAKKTGIQYSTLAVQDV